ACCGATTGTGACATGTGTCCTCCGACTCGTTGGGTTATTTTTTGCTGCAATGTACTGCAATTGCACACAAGTAAGCTTGATCTGTGCCATATTTTTAAGTTTTTGATAAATATTGATTTTTAACTTTTGGGAAATTTAAGGATTAGCTTGTTGCACTAATTTGGTGCGTAAATGTTTCATGATGGTGCGCAATATTGGTGCAAGCAATTCCCTGTGATAGTCACTTTATCTTCGAGTAAGTGTTTGGAGTATTGGTATAGATTATGAAGCGCAACAAAGCAAAAATTAATTTAATTCGATAGCTGGGATCAGGGGTCGTGTTTTAATAAAAAAAGCAAGGCGCCTTGAGGGAGGCGCCCTGCCTTCAGGGAGTTAATTTTATCGAAGCTAGTTACTTCTCAGCGAGTATAATGCGGGCTTAGTAACAACCCCGCTGGCGGCTAATATTTTTGCCAAGCTTGATAGGACAATACCGCGACTGGCTGCATTGAATTAAGGCCTTCGTCTGCGCTCGGTCCACGACCTAAGTGAAAAGTAAATCCTAGCATCGGCATAAATTCAGGGGTGATGTAAGTGGTATTGACTTGTGGCGTTTCAACTTTACTTCTAATCACCTCTTCGGAATAGCCAAATAGGGCGGTTTGCGACTCCGGCGTTTTTTCATTTTCATAGATCTCAAGCAGCATAGGTATCGGAGTGAAATCATCAAACTCCACCCTATCCTTGATATAGTGCACTGCTTTTGAAACGTAAAGCTGCTCTGCATTGGGGTAAGGCAACGGCGCAGAGAGAATAGTAAAGTTTAAATTAAACATCGCCACGAGCGTACCTAGTGTGAGTGCTAGCGTAGAGATAATCGTGATGGTAAATACTTTTACTTTACTCAGAGAGTACAGACTGGCACTCATGTCTTTGACAAGCATATTACTTTCCTCGTTTCCATCATGGACTAGAACGTGTCAACGACTGCGTTGGCGTTAGTGTGTGATTGAGGGGCTAGTATTTTGCCATCTAGAAGGTGTAGTTTGCGTGTCGCCATATCGGCATATCTAGGGTCGTGCGTCACCATACATAATGTCGTCCCTTCTAGGTTTAGCGTTTTCAACATGTCCATAACGGCATCACCATTTTTTGAGTCAAGGTTACCTGTAGGTTCGTCAACAAGCAGTAATGCGGGGTTACCGACGAGTGCGCGGGCAATAGCAATCCTTTGCTGTTGCCCACCTGAAAGCTGGTTTGGGCGATGTTTTGCGCGGTGTGCCATATCTACTTTTGTCAGACAGCTCATTACTGCGTGATCAATATCGGCATTGCTCATTGGGTTTTTACGATAACGTAATGGCAGCGCGATATTATCGTATACTGTCAGCTCATCAATTAAGTTAAATGACTGAAAGATAAAGCCAATTTTTTCGTTTCGAATATGTGCAGCCGCCGCTAAAGTTAATTGGCTAACCTCAAGATCTTCAATTTTATAGCTACCATCTGTTGGCATGTCTAACAGGCCAAGTATTGACAGCAGGGTAGATTTACCGCATCCAGAAGGGCCACAAATTGACACGAAATCGCCCTTATATATTTCCAAGTCAATCCCACGCAATGCGTGAGTTTCCATTTCTTCGGTACTAAAAACTTTGGTGATCCCTGACATGGTTAAAATAGTTTCTTTCATAATCGTATCCTAATGATGATTTATTATTGAATGATCCGTACTTGTTTAGCGTTTTTATAAGTACTTGTATCAGAGAGTATGATTTGCTGATTTGGGGTGACACCGCTTTCAATTTGCAAAAATTTGCCTGCATCAATACCAAATGACACTAACTGAGGGGTTGCGATGTCATTGTTTAACACAAAGAGCGTTTGCTGGCTGTGTGATTGGGTGTTACTTGGACGCTCAACATACAGTGCGTTCTTCAACTGATGTGTGCTAATTTGCGCATCTACGTTAAGTTCAGGACGCGCAGAATCTGGAACGCCATTGACAAAAGTGAGCTCGACTTCAATGGTGCCCTCTTGTACTTGCGGGCTGATCCTTGTGACTTTTGCAGGGACTTGTTCGCGGCGTGTATTGACCATAGCAAATTGACCTACCAGAATTTGTTCTGCTTTAGACTGAGATACTCTAACCAGTGCTTGAAGGTCGTTGGTACTGCCAACTTGAGCAAGTTCTTGGCCGGCTACAACACTTTGTCCAAGTTCAACTGCGAGCCGTTGCAACACACCTTCTGTACCTGCTCGGACTGTTAGTTTCGCTTCTCTTTCTTTTAACCGGGCGAAAAGAGACTGAGCTTGGTTGATCAGTTCTTGCGAGATGGTTAAATCTTCTGAATGTAATAGCTTTAGCTGTTCTATACGTGTTTGCTGTAGTTGTACTCTTTCTGACAGCTGCTGTTCTTCAAGCTCTGCGGTTTTTACATCAATGGCGGGAACAACACCTTGGTCTCTGAGTGTTTGCTGAGCTTCTCGGCGCATGACTAACGATTGATGCTCACTGGTAAGTTCGGCAAGGGTGGCGACTTCCATTAATAACTCGCGCTGGTTTGCGAGCTTTTGTCTGCGAAAGTTTGCTTGTTGACGGTTCAGCTCCATTTCAGCACTTTCTAATTGCTGTAAGAGATCAGGGTCTTGCATCTTCAAAATGATGGTGTCAGGCTGAACTTCACCACCGGGGCGTACTAAGATTTCATAGACCGTAGCTGGGTCTTGTGTGGTGATCAGTTTTTGTTTATTAGAGCGAAGCACACCATAGCCGTCAACGCTAACATCTAAATCACCTTGCTTAACTTGTCCAACAATGATGGCTTGTCTTGGTAACTTGAACTCGTCCGATGTTGAGAATAGCTTAAGGCTAAGCCAAGCAAATATCAGCACTAGGGGGATAGCGACAATAAGCCCTACTTTGTGTAGCGGCCTTGCTTGTTTTTGTTTTATTACATCCATCATCAGTTACCTTACTGTAATCGGTTAACCAATAAGAGCAAACGATATGCCAAATTTTATCCTATTGTTTTTATTGGTATTTAATTTTTTTGCTTTACCGAAAGGTCCGATTGTGGACGTGAGAGTTCAAAAACTGGACTGAGTATATTGGGTCAGTTAAGTGGCACAGGAAAGGCGAGTTGGCAAACCGCTCCCTGTTTATCCTGACGATTGCTCAGGCTAATGGAACCAGACATTTGCTCGACGAAATAGCGACTAAGGTAAAGGCCAATACCTTCCCCCGTTTGTTTGGTGGAGTAAAATGGCACAAATAAGTTATCGTGGTTGGCAACGCCGGTACCTTCATCAAGCACCTCCAAGATAGCAATATTGTCTTTGGTATACAGCTTCAGTGTAAGCACAGAGCCCGCGGGGCTCGCTTCTATGGCGTTCTTGATGATATTGATTAGCACTTGATTAAATAGGGTTGGGTCAACATGGAAGTAGACCGGAGAAAGTTCAATTTGCCACGCTACATCGGTGAAAAGGCCTTGAATGGTTTTGCTCACTTCTAACCCCGACAGACGTTTTATCTCTACTTTTATTGGCTGGTTGAGCTGGCTGTATTTATGGATAAAATCCTGCAAATGGAAGCACCGCTCAAGTACGATATTAAAGGCTTCGTGATCCCTTGGGTCTTTTGCGCGAGTTTGTAGGCGTTCCAGTATGGCAGACACCGGGGTGAGGGAGTTTCTTATTTCATGACTAATTACTCGGATCAAGCGTTGCCAAGCTTGAAGCTCCTGATCGCGCAGTGCTTGCTGAATATCGATACAAACAACAAGATGATATGACCGGCTTTGCTGAGTAAAAGTGCTGTGCCTCACTTGCCAGCGTTTATTGTTCTGTATATCGATGAAATGCCACTGTGGAGAAGGAGTTAACCCTATTGCCTCTGGGTGGCTATATCGTAAGGTTTGCCATGGCTTTTGAAATAGGTGAAAGCAGGCGTCATTGCCAAAGCACAGTTGCATACGCTGGTCGAAAATAAGTATCGGGGTATTTAACACACTGATAAGTTCAGCAACGAGAAATGATTGCATATCGTCGTCGGTTTTTTCATTTTGTAGCATATCGGATATAGCATTCAGCTGATTGTGCAGCTGGGCGACAACGCCCGAAGAAAATGTCGGCTTGGCTTTTAGGCTAAAGTCGCGCTTGAGCCACGCTTCGGCTTGGTAGCTACAGCGCTCAAACGATAGCTTACAACGATCATAAAGCTGCTTTAGCAAAAAACCTTGGCAGAAGACTAGGGCAGCGATTAAGAGTAAGGTGGGTAGAGGCATGGAAATAGGTATGTTAATCCCCATTTGCCAACTGACGACACAAACTCCCGCAATTTCAATGGCGATGAGTAGTAAAAACTTAACTACGAAATAGCGCGCCAAGGGTTCTTTAAATAAGTGCATATTTTTCGAGGCGTCGGTAGAGTGATTGCTTGGTGATCCCTAGTAATTCAGCAGCTTGTTGTTTGTTTCCTGCCGTATTAGTCAAAGCCTGAGCAATCAGTTGTTGTTCTGCTTGCTCCAACGTGATGAGTGGGAGCTTGTTCGCACTTGGTTGTGAAGGCGTGCTCATATGTAATTGCTCGGGGCCGATTTCACCCGTTTGCGTTAATAACACTGCGCGTTCGAGCAAGTGCCCAAGCTCTCTGGTATTACCCGGCCAATCGTACTGTTTTAGC
This genomic interval from Pseudoalteromonas galatheae contains the following:
- a CDS encoding ABC transporter ATP-binding protein codes for the protein MKETILTMSGITKVFSTEEMETHALRGIDLEIYKGDFVSICGPSGCGKSTLLSILGLLDMPTDGSYKIEDLEVSQLTLAAAAHIRNEKIGFIFQSFNLIDELTVYDNIALPLRYRKNPMSNADIDHAVMSCLTKVDMAHRAKHRPNQLSGGQQQRIAIARALVGNPALLLVDEPTGNLDSKNGDAVMDMLKTLNLEGTTLCMVTHDPRYADMATRKLHLLDGKILAPQSHTNANAVVDTF
- a CDS encoding efflux RND transporter periplasmic adaptor subunit, which codes for MMDVIKQKQARPLHKVGLIVAIPLVLIFAWLSLKLFSTSDEFKLPRQAIIVGQVKQGDLDVSVDGYGVLRSNKQKLITTQDPATVYEILVRPGGEVQPDTIILKMQDPDLLQQLESAEMELNRQQANFRRQKLANQRELLMEVATLAELTSEHQSLVMRREAQQTLRDQGVVPAIDVKTAELEEQQLSERVQLQQTRIEQLKLLHSEDLTISQELINQAQSLFARLKEREAKLTVRAGTEGVLQRLAVELGQSVVAGQELAQVGSTNDLQALVRVSQSKAEQILVGQFAMVNTRREQVPAKVTRISPQVQEGTIEVELTFVNGVPDSARPELNVDAQISTHQLKNALYVERPSNTQSHSQQTLFVLNNDIATPQLVSFGIDAGKFLQIESGVTPNQQIILSDTSTYKNAKQVRIIQ
- a CDS encoding sensor histidine kinase encodes the protein MHLFKEPLARYFVVKFLLLIAIEIAGVCVVSWQMGINIPISMPLPTLLLIAALVFCQGFLLKQLYDRCKLSFERCSYQAEAWLKRDFSLKAKPTFSSGVVAQLHNQLNAISDMLQNEKTDDDMQSFLVAELISVLNTPILIFDQRMQLCFGNDACFHLFQKPWQTLRYSHPEAIGLTPSPQWHFIDIQNNKRWQVRHSTFTQQSRSYHLVVCIDIQQALRDQELQAWQRLIRVISHEIRNSLTPVSAILERLQTRAKDPRDHEAFNIVLERCFHLQDFIHKYSQLNQPIKVEIKRLSGLEVSKTIQGLFTDVAWQIELSPVYFHVDPTLFNQVLINIIKNAIEASPAGSVLTLKLYTKDNIAILEVLDEGTGVANHDNLFVPFYSTKQTGEGIGLYLSRYFVEQMSGSISLSNRQDKQGAVCQLAFPVPLN